From Catharus ustulatus isolate bCatUst1 chromosome 17, bCatUst1.pri.v2, whole genome shotgun sequence, the proteins below share one genomic window:
- the NPEPL1 gene encoding probable aminopeptidase NPEPL1 → MANVQLEFQASAGEADPQNRPLLVLGQLHNLHRLPWAQLRGKLQPRVTEEVWQSALSTLNPNPTDSCPLYLNYATVAALPSRVSRHNSPSAAQFITRLVRNCLPGGVNRCIVMVCERSEVFASACALARAFPLFTHRSSASRRTEKKTVTVEFFLVGQNNGPMELATLKCLASATEGVRLAARIVDTPCNEMNTDNFLEEIKKVGKDLGITPTIIRDEELKERGFGGIYGVGKAALHPPALAVLSHTPDGATQTIAWVGKGIVYDTGGLSIKGKTTMPGMKRDCGGAAAILGAFKATVKQGFKDNLHAVFCLAENAVGPRATRPDDIHVLYSGKTVEINNTDAEGRLILADGVAYACKDLGADIILDMATLTGAQGIATGKYHAAVLTNNEEWEKACVKAGRNCGDLVHPLVYCPELHFSEFTSAVADMKNSVADRDNTPSSCAGLFIASHIGFDWPGVWVHIDIAAPVHAGERATGYGVALLLSLFGGASEDPLLNLVSPLGCNGDSPPEEMERDSKRRRLV, encoded by the exons ATGGCGAACGTGCAGCTGGAGTTCCAGGCCAGCGCGGGCGAGGCGGACCCGCAGAACCGCCCGCTGCTcgtgctggggcagctgcacaACCTGCACCGCCTGCCCTGGGCGCAGCTGCGGGGGAAGCTGCAGCCGCGGGTCACCGAGGAG GTCTGGCAgtctgctctgagcaccctgaaCCCCAACCCCACGGACAGCTGTCCCCTGTACCTGAACTATGCCACGGTGGCCGCGCTGCCGTCCCGGGTCAGCCGGCACAACAGCCCGTCCGCAGCGCAGTTCATCACCCGCCTGGTCAGGAACTGCCTGCCAGGAGGGGTCAACAGATGCATTGTT ATGGTGTGTGAGCGCTCCGAAGTCTTCGCCTCCGCTTGTGCCCTGGCCAGGGCCTTCCCCCTGTTCACACATCGCTCCAGCGCCTCCAGACGTACTGAGAAGAAAACTGTGACGGTGGAGTTCTTCCTGGTTGGCCAAAACAACGGACCAATGGAACTGGCAACACTGAAA tgcctggccagtgccaccGAAGGCGTCCGGCTGGCCGCGCGCATCGTGGACACCCCGTGCAACGAGATGAACACTGACAACTTCCTGGAG GAAATCAAAAAAGTTGGCAAGGATCTTGGGATTACTCCTACCATCATCCGAGATGAGGAGCTGAAGGAGAGAGGCTTTGGAG GTATCTATGGAGTTGGAAAGgcagctctgcatcccccagccctggcagttcTCAGTCACACTCCAGATGGTGCCACACAGACCATTGCCTGGGTGGGCAAAGGTATTGTGTATGACACTGGAGGACTCAGCATCAAGGGAAAG ACTACTATGCCTGGAATGAAACGAGACTGTGGTGGAGCAGCTGCTATTTTGGGTGCCTTCAAAGCCACTGTAAAGCAA GGGTTTAAGGACAATCTTCATGCTGTTTTTTGTCTGGCTGAGAATGCAGTGGGACCACGTGCAACGAGACCTGATGACATTCATGTTCTTTACTCTGGAAA AACTGTGGAAATCAATAACACTGATGCAGAAGGTCGCCTGATCCTGGCTGATGGAGTCGCTTACGCCTGCAAAGACCTTGGAGCTGATATCATTCTGGATATGGCCACTCTTACTGGAGCTCAG GGAATTGCTACAGGAAAATACCATGCTGCTGTCCTTACAAATAATGAGGAGTGGGAAAAGGCTTGTGTTAAAGCTGGCAGGAACTGTGGAGACTTGGTCCATCCTCTGGTGTACTGCCCTGAGCTCCACTTCAGTGAATTTACCTCTGCTGTAGCCGATATGAAGAACTCTGTAGca GACAGAGACAATACCCCaagctcctgtgctgggctcttcATTGCCTCTCACATTGGCTTCGACTGGCCTGGGGTGTGGGTGCACATCGACATCGCTGCTCCCGTGCATGCC